One Amycolatopsis thermophila DNA segment encodes these proteins:
- a CDS encoding phospholipase C, translating to MDTRFTRRRRKPLLLGAGALVTAAGVAIAVSTAVGGAQAQPLPLKPAGGLHTATPIKHVVVIFGENISFDHYFGTYPHAANTDGTPFQAARNTPAVDGLSPQLLTANPNAYNPKRLSPDQALTCDQNHGYGAEQKAFDNGAMDKFVEYTGRDTCTGQPILFGEPGLVMDYYDGNTVTAMWNYAQHYAMSDNSFNTTFGPSTPGAINLISGQTHGVQPVTSVTHDPVTDTSVAVSPDSSGLGTVIADPDPAFDDCSDNNHKAASNLAEAQGPNIGDLLNARGVTWGWFQGGFRPTGEAGGYAVCGQTHQNIGGVTVTDYSPHHEPFQYYRSTANEKHLPPSSPAAIGQTDQANHQYDITDFDTALQAGSMPAVSFLKAPAYQDAHAANSDPLDEQRFVVDEINKIQRSKEWNSTAIVLAYDDSDGWYDHVSALVNGSSDAAQDSAICTGVPNRLGGADRCGYGPRLPLLVISPYAKENYVDHTRTDQTSILKFIEDNWSTGTIGGGSYDTRAGTMDNLFDFHGPKAKAVTLDPVSGAVAGDHGH from the coding sequence CGCTCAAACCGGCCGGCGGCCTGCACACCGCCACACCCATCAAGCACGTCGTCGTCATCTTCGGCGAGAACATCTCCTTCGACCACTACTTCGGCACCTACCCGCACGCGGCCAACACCGACGGAACTCCCTTCCAGGCGGCCCGGAACACCCCGGCCGTCGACGGCCTGTCGCCGCAGCTGCTGACCGCCAACCCCAACGCCTACAACCCCAAGCGGCTGAGCCCGGACCAGGCGCTGACCTGCGACCAGAACCACGGCTACGGCGCCGAGCAGAAGGCGTTCGACAACGGCGCCATGGACAAGTTCGTCGAGTACACCGGCAGGGACACCTGCACCGGCCAGCCGATCCTGTTCGGCGAGCCGGGCCTGGTGATGGACTACTACGACGGCAACACGGTCACCGCGATGTGGAACTACGCCCAGCACTACGCGATGAGCGACAACTCGTTCAACACCACGTTCGGCCCGTCGACGCCCGGCGCGATCAACCTGATCTCCGGCCAGACCCACGGCGTCCAGCCGGTCACCTCGGTGACCCACGACCCGGTCACCGACACCTCCGTCGCGGTCTCGCCGGACTCGTCCGGGCTGGGCACCGTGATCGCCGACCCCGACCCCGCCTTCGACGACTGCTCCGACAACAACCACAAGGCCGCGTCGAACCTGGCCGAGGCGCAGGGCCCCAACATCGGTGACCTGCTCAACGCGCGCGGCGTCACCTGGGGCTGGTTCCAGGGCGGGTTCCGGCCCACCGGCGAAGCGGGCGGCTACGCGGTGTGCGGGCAGACGCACCAGAACATCGGCGGTGTCACCGTCACCGACTACAGCCCGCACCACGAGCCGTTCCAGTACTACCGGTCGACGGCCAACGAGAAGCACCTGCCGCCGAGCTCGCCCGCCGCGATCGGGCAGACCGACCAGGCCAACCACCAGTACGACATCACCGACTTCGACACCGCGCTCCAGGCGGGCAGCATGCCCGCGGTGAGCTTCCTCAAGGCCCCGGCCTACCAGGACGCGCACGCGGCGAACTCCGACCCGCTCGACGAGCAGCGGTTCGTGGTGGACGAGATCAACAAGATCCAGCGGTCCAAGGAGTGGAACTCGACGGCGATCGTGCTCGCCTACGACGACTCCGACGGCTGGTACGACCACGTCAGCGCGCTGGTCAACGGGTCGTCCGACGCCGCGCAGGACTCCGCGATCTGCACCGGCGTGCCGAACCGGCTCGGCGGCGCCGACCGGTGCGGGTACGGCCCGCGCCTGCCGCTGCTGGTGATCTCGCCGTACGCCAAGGAGAACTACGTCGACCACACCCGCACCGACCAGACCTCGATCCTGAAGTTCATCGAGGACAACTGGTCGACCGGGACCATCGGCGGCGGTTCCTACGACACCCGCGCCGGGACGATGGACAACCTGTTCGACTTCCACGGTCCGAAGGCCAAGGCGGTCACGCTCGACCCGGTGAGCGGCGCCGTGGCCGGCGACCACGGGCACTAG